The following proteins come from a genomic window of Paenibacillus spongiae:
- a CDS encoding lipopolysaccharide biosynthesis protein gives MISLQAVKKRLTGRGAIQTILHTSAANLLIMILSTLTSIVTARLFGVAGKGEFSAILFWPTLLAGLVSFGLPTSLIFNMRTNAGKATEYVRAGFLFQIPVSLIIGIIAWIYLPIWLGQYSDDVIQVARWYTILTLPMLLAVNLLAALTQGMDKFSLYNGLRLYVPLSNLAGLLVLWAIGKLTISYASFAFFATSLMVIVWSLYRLRRELTFNWFKPFADRIVFKSLFGYGGRVFGVELLGTMYSQCDKLIIISLLTPKDFGLYTVVYTLSRVFNVVQMAISNVIFPKVTGMDKDKIIATVGRAFRLSFLLMAAAVIPGMIIGRFLLGLLFGAQFLEAGNAFYLLSLECILGGGSWILASSFNAMGRPGLVVIRQAVALVITVGLFFVFTPLYGLNGIAFALLLGSVIRIVITIAAMRVVFKVRIADILFDKDDIRSLFKQLSRSMPS, from the coding sequence ATGATCAGTCTACAAGCCGTCAAAAAAAGGTTGACCGGGCGCGGAGCCATTCAAACGATTCTGCATACAAGCGCCGCCAATCTTCTGATTATGATACTGAGCACGTTGACCTCCATTGTGACGGCGCGATTGTTCGGAGTGGCGGGTAAGGGTGAATTCTCGGCTATTCTGTTCTGGCCGACTTTGCTGGCGGGTCTCGTCAGCTTCGGGCTTCCGACTTCCCTCATTTTCAATATGAGGACGAATGCGGGCAAAGCGACCGAATACGTCAGGGCAGGATTTCTATTCCAAATTCCCGTCAGTCTCATCATCGGCATCATTGCCTGGATCTATCTTCCCATCTGGCTGGGGCAATATTCGGATGACGTGATCCAAGTCGCCAGGTGGTATACCATTCTGACGCTGCCGATGCTGCTTGCCGTTAATTTACTTGCGGCGCTGACGCAAGGCATGGATAAGTTCAGCCTGTACAACGGTTTGCGGCTGTACGTCCCGCTAAGCAACCTGGCCGGTTTGCTGGTGCTTTGGGCGATTGGCAAATTGACGATCTCTTATGCATCTTTTGCCTTTTTCGCCACCAGCCTGATGGTCATCGTCTGGTCGCTGTACCGGCTGCGGCGCGAATTGACCTTTAACTGGTTCAAACCGTTCGCGGACCGCATCGTGTTCAAGTCGCTGTTCGGCTACGGCGGAAGGGTGTTCGGTGTCGAGCTGCTCGGGACAATGTACTCGCAGTGCGACAAGCTCATCATCATATCGCTGCTGACACCGAAGGATTTCGGTCTGTATACGGTCGTCTATACGCTGTCCCGCGTGTTCAATGTCGTTCAGATGGCCATCTCAAACGTGATTTTCCCGAAGGTCACCGGCATGGACAAGGACAAAATCATCGCAACGGTCGGCAGAGCGTTCCGGCTCTCGTTCCTGCTCATGGCCGCAGCGGTCATTCCGGGCATGATTATCGGCCGTTTCTTGCTGGGCCTCCTGTTCGGCGCGCAGTTTCTGGAAGCCGGCAACGCGTTCTACCTGCTTTCTCTGGAATGCATTCTAGGCGGCGGATCGTGGATTCTCGCCTCCTCCTTCAATGCTATGGGCCGACCTGGACTTGTGGTTATCCGGCAGGCGGTCGCGCTTGTGATAACGGTCGGATTATTCTTCGTCTTTACGCCGCTGTACGGGCTGAACGGCATTGCGTTTGCCCTGCTGCTCGGCTCGGTCATCCGGATCGTCATTACGATCGCGGCCATGCGGGTAGTCTTCAAGGTGAGAATCGCCGACATACTTTTTGACAAAGACGATATCCGCTCTCTATTCAAGCAGTTATCGCGAAGCATGCCATCCTAA
- a CDS encoding glycosyltransferase, which yields MKATIAICTHNRAADVKEALLSLLQQSFNGSYEVIVVDNRSTDNTREVVQEFQRLVDVPIVYLYEERLGLSVARNRAIREASGEYVLFLDDDAVASEDWIRCIVALFELDPRIGCAGGKIEPAWEGSAPQWLLPENRTLYTILDYSDEIVEMRRPDIPFGANVAFRKSVFDSMEPFREDLGRVGSNLLSSEEAELIERIRARYSVFYTPHASVLHKIPRSRISRKWLLRRIYWQGVSSAVSSKNKAGILMKSLVKMPLFALLTVVFAYDKRKIFRNISKISYSNGQLRGVLKMYQ from the coding sequence ATGAAAGCAACCATAGCGATTTGTACGCATAATCGGGCAGCGGACGTGAAAGAAGCGCTTCTAAGCCTGCTGCAGCAAAGCTTTAACGGTTCCTACGAGGTGATCGTGGTCGATAATCGTTCCACCGATAATACCAGAGAGGTCGTTCAAGAATTTCAGAGGCTGGTCGATGTCCCGATTGTCTATCTTTACGAAGAACGGCTTGGCCTCTCCGTCGCCCGGAACCGCGCGATTCGCGAAGCTTCCGGCGAGTACGTGCTTTTCCTGGACGACGACGCAGTAGCCTCCGAAGATTGGATCCGCTGCATTGTCGCCTTGTTCGAGCTTGATCCGCGAATCGGCTGCGCAGGCGGCAAAATCGAGCCAGCCTGGGAAGGAAGCGCTCCGCAGTGGCTGCTCCCGGAGAACCGGACGCTATACACGATCCTGGATTATTCGGATGAAATCGTGGAAATGCGCAGGCCAGACATTCCGTTCGGCGCCAACGTGGCCTTCCGCAAATCGGTCTTCGATTCGATGGAACCCTTCCGGGAGGACCTCGGCAGAGTAGGCAGCAATTTGTTGTCCAGCGAGGAAGCCGAGCTAATCGAGCGGATCCGCGCGCGTTATTCGGTCTTTTACACGCCTCACGCTTCGGTGCTGCACAAGATTCCCCGCAGCCGGATCAGCCGGAAATGGCTGCTTCGGCGAATTTATTGGCAGGGGGTCAGCAGCGCGGTCTCCTCGAAGAATAAGGCGGGGATCTTGATGAAATCGCTCGTGAAGATGCCGTTGTTCGCCCTGCTCACCGTCGTATTCGCATACGACAAACGCAAAATTTTCCGCAATATCAGCAAAATTTCATACAGCAACGGGCAGCTCCGTGGTGTGTTGAAGATGTATCAGTAA
- a CDS encoding glycosyltransferase family 4 protein, giving the protein MGKPTVYMWPKWSPHNKYSELLTRSIEQNGLQVEHYDREAMFKPRRGDIVHLHWPSNSYTSSVFALTIAKSLFFALLLLYFRCRGVRLFWTVHNVWPHTGKTRWDRLMRKYILTVCHEAFVLSETVKGEVAATFGVPPSKLVVTPHGHYVDAYASKGTDIRKRFGISPESFLFLFIGRINPYKGVDQLVEAFSSLKLESCDLLIAGHVDSGYSLDFIDRVNDGTIRIYPQFVDDHELADFLEAANVIVLPYKQISTSGSAILALSHKKPVVAPRLGALGEYVSDGCGVLYDPDDPDGLRKALQASMNMDVKETEMHIAAKLRELDWDRIAGKMIQVYTGMKRYEVNA; this is encoded by the coding sequence ATGGGCAAACCGACCGTTTACATGTGGCCCAAGTGGAGCCCGCACAATAAATACAGCGAACTGCTGACCAGGTCGATCGAGCAAAACGGCCTGCAGGTCGAGCATTACGACCGGGAGGCGATGTTCAAGCCCCGCAGGGGAGACATCGTGCACCTGCACTGGCCGAGCAACTCGTATACGTCGTCGGTCTTTGCGCTGACGATCGCGAAGTCGCTGTTTTTCGCCTTGCTGCTTCTCTATTTCAGATGCAGGGGCGTGCGGCTGTTCTGGACGGTTCATAACGTCTGGCCGCATACGGGCAAGACGCGCTGGGACCGCCTGATGCGCAAGTATATATTAACCGTCTGTCATGAGGCCTTCGTCCTGAGCGAGACGGTGAAGGGGGAGGTTGCCGCAACGTTCGGCGTGCCGCCAAGCAAGCTTGTCGTTACGCCGCACGGTCACTATGTGGATGCCTATGCAAGCAAGGGCACGGATATCCGCAAGCGATTCGGCATTTCCCCGGAGAGCTTCCTGTTCTTGTTTATCGGCCGGATCAATCCCTACAAAGGGGTCGATCAACTCGTCGAAGCATTCTCGTCGCTCAAGCTGGAATCTTGTGACCTGCTCATCGCGGGGCACGTCGATTCGGGGTACAGCCTCGATTTCATCGACCGGGTCAATGACGGCACGATCCGTATTTATCCGCAGTTCGTGGATGACCATGAACTGGCCGATTTCTTGGAGGCAGCTAATGTGATCGTACTTCCCTACAAACAAATTTCGACTTCCGGGAGCGCGATTCTCGCTCTTTCCCACAAGAAGCCGGTCGTTGCGCCCAGATTGGGCGCACTCGGCGAATATGTTTCAGACGGATGCGGCGTCTTGTACGATCCGGACGATCCGGACGGCTTGCGCAAGGCCCTCCAAGCGTCCATGAATATGGACGTGAAGGAAACGGAGATGCACATTGCGGCGAAGCTCCGGGAACTGGATTGGGACCGGATAGCCGGTAAAATGATTCAAGTCTATACCGGTATGAAGCGGTACGAGGTGAACGCATGA
- a CDS encoding glycosyltransferase family 4 protein, whose protein sequence is MKIVVVNSLYTPHIIGGAEISTQILAETLVPAAEVHVLTVGGQKRSAGIESEVINGVTVHRLPYNNLYWIGEGYNAGTFKKMLRRLIDLYNPVQIRDVRKLLNKISPDLIHTQNLSGFGAAIWTSAEAGVPIVHTLRDYSLLSPVSSPIANPALARMYHLSSLAVSKRVSAVVGISSHILKRHTNAGLFPNAAKLVIPNVVDGYIAGASKDFDRKPLRIGYFGRIESEKGVRELVEAVHSLPREMVEQVIICGEGGLRQYLVELCRSDDRFVFTGKVTPKEARGFMAKADVTFVPSIWEEPFGRVIIESYQVGTPVYASAVGGIPDAVWNPDDFLFKPGSADAIKEKIAAFYDLSGDEKRSIQAQCLKHCSGFTKGSLLENHLALYARITESGSHPYTLAAANGRS, encoded by the coding sequence ATGAAAATCGTGGTTGTAAACAGTCTTTATACGCCGCATATCATTGGCGGCGCTGAAATTTCGACGCAAATCCTGGCGGAAACGCTCGTCCCCGCGGCCGAAGTTCACGTGCTGACGGTAGGGGGGCAGAAACGAAGCGCCGGCATAGAGTCGGAGGTGATTAACGGGGTAACCGTGCACCGCCTGCCTTACAACAATCTGTATTGGATCGGCGAAGGGTACAATGCCGGGACGTTTAAGAAAATGCTCCGGCGATTGATCGATCTGTACAATCCGGTTCAGATCCGGGACGTTCGCAAGCTTCTGAATAAGATCAGCCCGGATCTGATTCATACCCAAAATTTATCCGGGTTCGGCGCAGCGATTTGGACGTCGGCGGAGGCGGGCGTGCCGATCGTGCATACGCTCCGGGATTATTCGCTCCTCTCGCCGGTCAGCTCGCCGATCGCAAACCCGGCGCTGGCGCGGATGTATCACTTAAGCTCCCTCGCCGTCAGCAAGCGGGTGTCTGCGGTCGTCGGCATCTCTTCGCACATCCTGAAGCGCCATACGAATGCCGGGCTGTTCCCGAATGCGGCCAAGTTGGTCATTCCGAACGTCGTGGACGGCTATATCGCCGGCGCTTCGAAAGATTTCGACCGCAAGCCGCTTCGCATTGGCTATTTCGGAAGAATCGAGTCCGAGAAAGGCGTCCGCGAGCTGGTCGAAGCGGTCCATTCCCTCCCGCGTGAGATGGTGGAACAGGTCATCATCTGCGGCGAAGGGGGCCTTCGGCAATATCTTGTCGAGCTCTGCCGCAGCGACGATCGTTTCGTGTTCACCGGCAAGGTTACGCCGAAGGAAGCACGCGGCTTCATGGCGAAGGCCGACGTCACGTTCGTTCCCTCGATATGGGAGGAGCCGTTCGGCCGGGTGATCATCGAATCCTATCAAGTCGGCACGCCCGTATACGCTTCGGCCGTAGGAGGCATTCCGGATGCCGTCTGGAATCCGGACGACTTCCTGTTCAAGCCAGGGAGCGCGGACGCGATCAAGGAGAAAATCGCGGCGTTTTACGACTTGTCGGGCGACGAGAAACGAAGCATTCAAGCGCAATGCCTGAAGCATTGCAGCGGGTTTACGAAGGGATCGCTGCTGGAAAATCACCTTGCTCTCTACGCGCGAATAACGGAATCAGGCAGCCATCCATACACGTTAGCAGCCGCAAACGGGAGGTCATGA
- a CDS encoding O-antigen ligase family protein, translated as MPYIANHAKAAMVRKLIIVLFLFSIAVLSYDSLPYFHFSVYRPLSMFSMFAASFLLLFTGYRFKTGDYFLLAFAMYSIGHSLVVSIGYEDLGSSFKHVITLLFGLSMYRTSVYIAQQTKEDPALIGWIAKSLMVAFVPPLAAGFLQLLDSLFLHSGFSGAFTGLFSEKVYKGRIQMLSGEPSWAAIHMLSGGLLMLFLFKQGYRRQLPLLIGTAVLTVLSFSAYAYSVLLTALLIYVFITNKNRGKILLVLAVCVLVIVVGVPYLLETFHVSGYFTDRFQFNFDHLIKTDNSLFIRVFFPAIGFIEFAHHPIFGVGGGYYYKEFADLLLKHFSNGLIFEEVSDIVFNRPEMATSRNLLSKVFAEEGLVGAMLFLGFMASILKSAKGNPYAKFAFALCVSLVMNFDSYSFVNFWLLVGFIRGGFFDGLSAVQETGMDTQSMKGMKRVA; from the coding sequence GTGCCTTATATCGCCAACCATGCAAAAGCAGCCATGGTTCGAAAGCTCATTATCGTGCTGTTTCTCTTCTCGATCGCGGTCCTCTCGTACGATAGTTTGCCGTATTTCCACTTTTCAGTGTACCGTCCGCTTTCCATGTTTTCGATGTTCGCCGCCTCGTTTTTGCTGCTGTTTACCGGATACCGGTTCAAAACGGGAGATTACTTTTTGCTGGCATTCGCGATGTACAGCATCGGACATTCCCTGGTCGTATCCATCGGCTACGAGGACTTGGGCAGCAGCTTCAAGCATGTGATTACGCTGTTGTTCGGCCTATCTATGTACCGGACGTCAGTTTATATCGCTCAGCAGACGAAAGAGGATCCCGCCCTGATCGGATGGATCGCCAAAAGCCTGATGGTCGCATTCGTGCCGCCGCTCGCGGCCGGCTTTCTCCAGCTGCTGGATTCGCTGTTCCTCCACAGCGGATTCTCCGGAGCCTTCACCGGATTGTTCTCGGAGAAGGTGTATAAGGGCAGGATTCAAATGCTGTCGGGCGAGCCTTCCTGGGCTGCAATCCACATGCTGAGCGGCGGTCTTCTGATGCTCTTCCTGTTCAAACAGGGCTACCGACGACAATTGCCGCTGCTGATCGGCACCGCCGTGCTGACGGTGCTGTCGTTCTCGGCCTATGCCTACAGCGTATTGCTGACCGCGCTGCTGATCTATGTGTTCATTACGAATAAGAACCGCGGGAAAATACTGCTCGTGCTGGCCGTCTGTGTCCTTGTCATCGTGGTCGGCGTCCCTTATTTGCTCGAGACGTTCCACGTTAGCGGCTATTTTACGGATCGCTTTCAATTTAATTTCGATCATTTGATCAAAACGGACAATTCCCTTTTCATTCGGGTCTTTTTCCCGGCGATCGGCTTCATCGAGTTTGCGCACCACCCGATATTCGGCGTGGGAGGCGGCTATTATTACAAGGAATTCGCGGATCTCCTGCTCAAGCATTTCAGCAATGGGCTGATATTCGAGGAAGTGTCCGATATCGTATTCAACCGTCCGGAAATGGCGACGTCGCGGAACTTGCTGTCAAAGGTATTCGCCGAGGAAGGTTTGGTCGGCGCCATGTTGTTCTTGGGCTTTATGGCATCGATCTTAAAGAGCGCTAAAGGGAACCCGTACGCAAAATTCGCTTTTGCGCTGTGCGTTTCGCTCGTCATGAATTTCGATTCCTATTCCTTCGTGAACTTTTGGCTGTTAGTCGGGTTCATTCGCGGCGGCTTCTTCGATGGACTATCGGCTGTACAGGAGACCGGAATGGATACGCAGAGCATGAAGGGAATGAAACGTGTCGCATGA
- a CDS encoding glycosyltransferase — translation MKKIMFITNRLPFPNTDGRKNMLLQYIRQMKEIYPDSELANLSFVDDAKYLKDRPDEIDRLVCLELPGLAEKLYNIAVYSLLLRKWPLQVSLYYSRKTHRKVKDIIKAEQPEFILYDMVRVAEYMSDEQGQKVLSYDDLLSLRYRRQLEWFQYIPSVFGGFTGKLPGGMKRLADMKFIQKWLIDFESRLLGKYEIRVASLFHHLVFTSPVEAESFQKLTRHESCYGIPMKFDPDQTRGKGPRRYDRNKLVFVGKMDIPHNSSAVAYFCERVWPSIKRQAPETTFYIVGKNPTADVLRLQETYPGVIVTGEVDDVKRVVGDSALMIAPMLFGTGIKTKIVEAMSWGVPVVTNQIGSEGIDANHGEDLFVCDSDEEIVRNVLLLLNNDELNEKVSRNSVRYVVSHFSSSATLKNMELILS, via the coding sequence ATGAAGAAAATCATGTTTATTACGAACCGGCTTCCCTTCCCGAATACGGACGGACGGAAAAACATGCTGCTGCAGTACATCCGTCAAATGAAGGAGATTTATCCCGACAGCGAGCTCGCCAACTTATCCTTCGTGGACGACGCCAAGTATCTAAAGGACCGCCCGGACGAGATCGACCGGCTGGTTTGCCTCGAGCTGCCTGGTCTGGCCGAGAAGCTGTACAATATTGCGGTCTATTCGCTGCTCTTAAGAAAATGGCCGCTCCAGGTATCCCTCTATTATTCCCGGAAAACGCACCGGAAAGTAAAAGACATTATCAAAGCCGAGCAGCCGGAATTCATCTTATACGACATGGTGCGGGTAGCGGAATATATGTCGGACGAACAAGGCCAAAAGGTGCTCAGCTATGACGATCTGTTGTCGCTGCGCTATCGGCGGCAACTCGAATGGTTTCAATACATTCCGTCGGTATTCGGCGGCTTCACGGGCAAGCTGCCCGGCGGCATGAAGCGATTGGCGGATATGAAGTTTATCCAGAAATGGCTGATCGACTTCGAAAGCAGGCTGCTTGGCAAATACGAGATACGAGTGGCTTCGCTCTTTCATCATCTCGTGTTCACCTCGCCGGTCGAAGCGGAAAGCTTCCAAAAGCTCACCCGTCACGAATCGTGCTACGGTATTCCGATGAAGTTCGACCCGGATCAAACCAGGGGCAAGGGGCCTCGGCGTTACGATCGAAATAAGCTGGTATTCGTAGGGAAGATGGATATCCCGCATAACAGCTCCGCCGTCGCTTACTTCTGCGAGAGGGTATGGCCGAGCATCAAACGGCAGGCGCCGGAGACGACGTTCTACATCGTCGGGAAGAATCCAACCGCCGATGTGCTGCGCCTGCAGGAGACTTACCCAGGCGTTATCGTGACCGGGGAAGTGGACGACGTGAAGCGGGTCGTAGGCGATTCGGCGCTGATGATCGCTCCGATGCTGTTCGGGACGGGCATTAAAACGAAGATCGTCGAGGCCATGTCCTGGGGCGTTCCGGTCGTGACCAATCAGATCGGCAGCGAAGGGATCGACGCGAACCATGGAGAGGACTTGTTCGTCTGCGATTCGGACGAGGAAATCGTTCGGAACGTGCTGCTTTTGCTGAACAACGATGAGCTCAATGAGAAGGTATCGCGCAATTCGGTCCGCTACGTGGTCAGCCATTTCAGCAGCTCCGCGACCCTTAAAAACATGGAGCTGATTCTATCATAG
- a CDS encoding sugar transferase has translation MAQRYDQDAIIKLSEYDSIRLELAKDGDLVSYNVVKRMIDISGALLGILFFIPLFMLVALLIKLEDPKGSVFFYQTRIGKGEKPFRMFKFRSMVSNAEEKLKDLLNQNEIQGAMFKMKDDPRITRVGKFIRKTSIDELPQLINVLIGDMSLVGPRPPLVREVAEYSEYDKLRLTVTSGCTGLWQVSGRNKLSFEQMVELDLKYIQNRSIVGDLKIIFKTFKLLIGAKDAF, from the coding sequence ATGGCCCAGCGGTATGATCAGGATGCGATCATAAAGTTATCGGAATACGATTCTATCCGGCTTGAGCTGGCGAAAGACGGCGATCTTGTTTCCTACAACGTGGTCAAACGGATGATCGACATTTCGGGCGCGCTCCTTGGGATCCTGTTTTTTATACCGCTGTTTATGCTCGTCGCGCTCCTGATCAAGCTGGAAGATCCGAAAGGGTCGGTGTTTTTCTATCAGACCCGCATTGGCAAGGGAGAGAAGCCCTTCAGAATGTTCAAGTTCCGCTCTATGGTATCGAACGCGGAGGAAAAGCTGAAGGACCTGCTCAATCAGAACGAAATTCAAGGCGCGATGTTCAAGATGAAGGACGATCCACGCATCACAAGAGTCGGAAAATTCATCCGAAAAACGAGCATCGACGAACTGCCGCAGCTTATCAATGTGCTAATAGGCGACATGTCGCTGGTCGGTCCACGGCCGCCGCTGGTAAGAGAAGTGGCGGAGTATTCGGAATACGACAAGCTTCGGTTGACCGTTACGTCCGGCTGCACGGGCCTCTGGCAGGTGAGCGGGCGCAATAAGCTCAGTTTCGAGCAAATGGTCGAGCTTGATTTGAAATATATCCAAAACAGAAGCATTGTGGGGGATTTGAAGATCATTTTCAAAACATTCAAGCTCCTTATCGGGGCGAAGGACGCTTTTTAA
- the galU gene encoding UTP--glucose-1-phosphate uridylyltransferase GalU, translating to MKKVRKAIIPAAGLGTRFLPATKAMPKEMLPIVDKPTIQYIVEEAIASGIEDIIIVTGKGKRAIEDHFDIAFELEQSLEEKGKLDTLKKVRQSSNVEVHYIRQKEAKGLGHAVWCARNFIGDEPFAVLLGDDIVQSDVPCTRQLIEQYEQTGRSVIGVQTVSPEQTDRYGIVDPLEKFERLYKINRFVEKPPKGQEPSNLAIMGRYVLTPEIFDYLGRHETGSGGEIQLTDAIQKLNEDIGVYAYDFEGIRYDVGEKLGFIMTTVEFALRNSELRYTLFEALERMLEREKVSEHNGPAV from the coding sequence ATGAAAAAAGTGAGAAAAGCGATTATCCCAGCGGCTGGACTCGGTACCCGATTTCTGCCCGCAACCAAAGCGATGCCAAAAGAAATGCTTCCAATCGTCGATAAGCCAACCATTCAGTATATCGTGGAAGAAGCGATCGCATCCGGCATTGAGGACATTATCATCGTCACAGGCAAAGGGAAAAGGGCAATCGAAGATCACTTTGACATCGCCTTTGAGCTTGAGCAGTCGCTGGAGGAAAAAGGGAAGCTGGATACTCTTAAGAAGGTCCGGCAGTCCTCGAACGTTGAAGTTCACTATATCCGTCAGAAAGAGGCGAAAGGACTGGGACATGCCGTATGGTGCGCGCGGAATTTCATAGGCGACGAACCGTTTGCGGTGCTGCTCGGCGACGACATCGTTCAGTCTGACGTTCCTTGCACCAGACAGCTGATCGAGCAATATGAGCAAACGGGAAGGTCGGTCATCGGCGTTCAGACCGTCTCCCCCGAACAGACGGATCGTTACGGCATCGTGGATCCGCTCGAGAAATTCGAACGTCTCTACAAAATTAACCGTTTCGTGGAGAAGCCTCCAAAGGGACAAGAACCGTCGAATTTGGCGATTATGGGCCGCTATGTGCTGACCCCCGAGATCTTTGATTATTTGGGCAGACACGAGACCGGATCGGGCGGTGAAATTCAACTGACCGATGCGATTCAAAAATTGAATGAAGATATCGGCGTCTATGCTTATGATTTTGAAGGCATTCGCTACGATGTCGGCGAGAAGCTCGGGTTCATCATGACGACGGTCGAATTCGCCCTTCGTAACAGCGAACTCAGATATACCCTCTTCGAAGCGCTTGAGAGAATGCTCGAACGAGAGAAAGTGAGTGAGCATAATGGCCCAGCGGTATGA
- a CDS encoding CpsD/CapB family tyrosine-protein kinase translates to MSRSILKQRLITEYPTSTISDAYRSLRANIEFSIRGEALQTISVTSALPGEGKSTVTASVAVAYAQTSRRVLIIDADLRKPAQHELFGLSNRHGLSTALTKRSGLNDVIQRTNIDHLEVLTAGPLPSNPSELLESISMTELLETSKERFDIVFIDTPSIMTLSDALVVASKSDGVVLVMKAGKVKNEILLESKAALDYGQVKIIGAVLNNVNR, encoded by the coding sequence ATGTCACGCTCGATTCTTAAACAGCGTTTAATTACCGAGTACCCGACCTCGACGATTTCGGATGCTTATCGCAGCCTGAGGGCCAACATTGAATTCTCTATCCGGGGCGAGGCATTGCAAACCATCTCGGTTACGTCCGCTCTGCCCGGCGAAGGCAAAAGCACGGTCACGGCCAGCGTCGCCGTGGCTTATGCCCAGACGAGCAGGAGAGTGCTGATCATTGATGCGGATCTGCGGAAGCCCGCCCAACATGAGCTGTTCGGGCTATCCAACCGTCACGGATTGAGCACGGCGCTAACGAAGCGCAGCGGGCTCAACGATGTGATTCAGCGAACGAATATCGATCATCTCGAGGTGCTTACGGCAGGCCCCCTCCCTTCGAATCCATCCGAGCTGCTGGAATCGATATCCATGACGGAATTGCTGGAAACGTCGAAGGAACGGTTCGACATCGTTTTCATCGATACGCCTTCGATCATGACCTTGTCGGATGCGCTGGTCGTGGCTAGCAAGAGCGATGGCGTTGTACTGGTCATGAAAGCAGGAAAAGTGAAAAACGAAATTTTGCTAGAGTCGAAAGCTGCGTTGGATTATGGACAAGTAAAGATTATCGGCGCTGTATTGAATAACGTCAATCGTTAA
- a CDS encoding YveK family protein: MELLRYWSFIRRKLWMIALITIVSCTAVGYYSNHFLQPQYEASAELIVNNPQADPKTQVSNVDVGSINSNIMLIKTYKEIIRSPRIMTKVATQYPELHATADELIAKISVSSMNETQVMSISARDNSYGRAAKMANAVSKVFQQEVRTLMKLDNVSVLNWADTTKQSGAISPNTTMNIMVAFIVSTMIGIGIAFVLDQLDNTVKNEEDIRTLLGIPALGAIPKAKRRDLSDQRNKPQIMNLAGGKENVTLDS; the protein is encoded by the coding sequence TTGGAATTGCTACGATATTGGAGTTTTATCAGAAGAAAGCTATGGATGATTGCGCTGATCACGATTGTCAGCTGTACGGCTGTCGGCTATTACTCAAATCATTTCCTGCAGCCGCAATATGAGGCCTCCGCCGAACTGATCGTCAACAATCCGCAAGCGGACCCCAAAACCCAAGTTTCGAATGTCGATGTCGGATCCATCAACTCCAACATCATGCTGATCAAAACCTATAAGGAAATTATCCGATCACCTCGTATAATGACGAAAGTCGCGACGCAATATCCTGAATTGCACGCGACCGCAGATGAACTCATAGCGAAAATCAGCGTCAGCTCCATGAATGAAACCCAGGTGATGTCCATATCCGCCAGGGACAATTCTTACGGGCGGGCGGCTAAGATGGCAAATGCCGTTTCGAAAGTATTCCAACAGGAAGTTCGCACGCTCATGAAGTTGGATAACGTGTCCGTCCTGAACTGGGCCGATACGACGAAGCAGTCGGGAGCGATATCGCCAAATACGACGATGAACATTATGGTCGCCTTTATAGTGTCAACGATGATCGGAATCGGTATTGCTTTCGTTCTCGATCAGCTGGATAACACGGTTAAAAACGAAGAAGACATCAGGACGCTGCTCGGGATTCCCGCATTGGGGGCAATTCCCAAGGCGAAAAGACGCGATTTGTCCGATCAGCGCAATAAACCGCAGATCATGAATCTGGCAGGGGGGAAAGAAAATGTCACGCTCGATTCTTAA